A window of Rubricoccus marinus contains these coding sequences:
- a CDS encoding acyl-CoA thioesterase → MTDLPILHTSRIPVRWGDMDALGHVNNARYFTYAEQARIEWMHSALDGDWSESGPILASISADFKRPIVHPATVEVQVLGGEPGRSSLKQPYRLLVDGEVMCEMTGVIVWVSRETGRPVSLPEPIRAAATGAP, encoded by the coding sequence ATGACAGACCTCCCCATCCTCCACACGTCCCGCATCCCCGTCCGCTGGGGCGACATGGACGCCCTCGGCCACGTCAACAACGCGCGCTACTTCACCTACGCCGAGCAGGCCCGCATCGAGTGGATGCACAGCGCGCTCGACGGCGACTGGTCGGAGTCCGGCCCCATCCTGGCCTCCATCTCCGCCGACTTCAAGCGGCCCATCGTGCACCCGGCGACGGTCGAGGTGCAGGTGCTCGGCGGCGAGCCCGGCCGGTCCTCGCTCAAGCAGCCGTACCGCTTGCTCGTGGACGGCGAGGTCATGTGCGAGATGACCGGCGTGATCGTGTGGGTCTCGCGCGAGACGGGCCGGCCGGTTTCGCTGCCGGAGCCGATCCGGGCCGCGGCCACGGGCGCGCCCTGA
- a CDS encoding NAD(P)/FAD-dependent oxidoreductase, with protein sequence MSQPKTAVVIGAGPAGLTAALELSRRTDLKVVVLEATDAIGGISQTVVHEGNRIDIGGHRFFSKSDRVMHWWLDVLPPEASGVADIAYQGKSREIALESAGPLAPEVPAMMLRPRLSRIVHGGHFFDYPISLSPATLRKLGVRRTARIGGSYVRQRLRRKRPVVTLEDFFIDRFGHELYATFFRDYTEKVWGVPCDEIPAEWGAQRVKGLSVTTAILHFLRNIVGRDKTAGQKGTETSLIERFLYPRRGPGEMWEEVARQVENAGGEIRFNTRVDELGLEDGRITRVSATAQEASGGERVTFEEPALVVSTMPLRTLVSCVDGPVAPEAREVAEGLVYRDFLIVGLLMDRLAGATPQDPDWLEDNWIYIQEPGVRVGRLQVFNNWSPYMVADPTKAWVGAEYFVNEGDDLWRMSDADLETFASGELADIGLAARGDVHGSVVVRMPKAYPAYFGTYDRIGELQAWLDGIENLAPVGRNGMHRYNNQDHSMLTAMTVVDQWVAGARDPAAVWQINAEEDYHEEK encoded by the coding sequence ATGAGCCAGCCGAAAACCGCCGTCGTGATCGGCGCCGGACCCGCGGGGCTGACGGCCGCGCTCGAACTCTCCCGCCGCACGGACCTGAAGGTGGTCGTGCTGGAAGCCACCGACGCGATCGGCGGGATCTCGCAGACGGTCGTCCACGAGGGCAACCGCATCGACATCGGCGGGCACCGCTTTTTCAGCAAGTCCGACCGCGTGATGCACTGGTGGCTGGACGTGCTCCCGCCAGAGGCCTCGGGCGTGGCGGACATCGCGTACCAGGGCAAGTCCCGCGAGATCGCGCTGGAGAGCGCTGGGCCTCTGGCGCCGGAGGTGCCCGCGATGATGCTCCGCCCACGCCTCTCGCGCATCGTCCACGGTGGGCACTTTTTCGACTACCCGATCTCGCTCTCGCCCGCCACGCTCCGCAAGCTCGGCGTGCGCCGCACGGCCCGCATCGGCGGCTCTTACGTGCGCCAGAGGCTCCGCCGCAAGAGGCCGGTCGTCACGCTGGAGGACTTCTTTATCGACCGCTTCGGGCACGAGCTCTACGCCACGTTTTTCCGCGACTACACGGAGAAAGTCTGGGGCGTGCCGTGCGATGAGATCCCGGCCGAGTGGGGCGCGCAGCGCGTCAAGGGGCTCTCGGTCACGACCGCCATCCTGCACTTCCTCCGCAACATCGTGGGGCGGGACAAGACGGCGGGGCAGAAGGGGACGGAGACGAGCCTGATCGAGCGTTTCTTGTACCCGCGCCGCGGGCCGGGCGAGATGTGGGAGGAGGTCGCGCGGCAGGTCGAGAACGCGGGCGGCGAGATCCGCTTCAACACCCGCGTGGACGAACTCGGCCTGGAGGATGGCCGCATCACGCGCGTTTCGGCGACCGCGCAAGAGGCCTCTGGCGGCGAGCGCGTCACCTTCGAGGAGCCCGCGCTGGTGGTCTCCACGATGCCGCTCCGTACGCTCGTCAGTTGCGTAGATGGTCCTGTCGCGCCAGAGGCCCGCGAAGTGGCCGAGGGGCTCGTCTACCGCGACTTTCTCATCGTGGGTCTGCTCATGGACCGCCTCGCGGGCGCCACGCCGCAGGACCCGGACTGGCTGGAGGACAACTGGATTTACATCCAGGAGCCCGGCGTGCGCGTCGGCCGCCTGCAGGTGTTCAACAACTGGAGCCCGTACATGGTGGCGGACCCGACCAAGGCGTGGGTCGGCGCCGAGTACTTCGTCAACGAGGGCGACGACCTCTGGCGCATGTCCGACGCCGACCTCGAAACGTTCGCCTCGGGTGAGCTGGCGGACATCGGCCTCGCCGCCAGAGGCGACGTGCACGGCAGCGTCGTCGTGCGGATGCCGAAGGCCTACCCGGCCTACTTCGGCACGTACGACCGCATCGGCGAGCTGCAGGCCTGGCTGGACGGGATCGAGAACCTCGCGCCGGTCGGGCGCAACGGCATGCACCGCTACAACAACCAGGACCACTCCATGCTGACGGCCATGACGGTCGTGGACCAGTGGGTGGCGGGCGCGCGCGATCCCGCCGCGGTCTGGCAGATCAACGCCGAGGAGGACTACCACGAGGAGAAGTAG
- a CDS encoding heavy metal translocating P-type ATPase — protein MTDVLSPPAPSAEASADASETHTIRVEGMTCASCVARVERVLSRAEGVEAANVNLATERATVRARGLTDAELVAKIEKAGYSASVQTDGSAQAAAAAREAEDRKLARRLWLAVALTIPIWLLEMVPMMVPPLAAWLDATLGMQTIRLLLFALGTAVQFGPGLGFYKKGWAALRGLSPDMDSLVMIGTSAAYAYSVVATFAPGVLPAGADHVYYEAAATIITLILAGRFMEHRAKGRAGSAIRALLDLQPPEAVVVRGMEEDVIPAASVLPGETVRVRPGGKIPVDGEVIEGRSYVDESAMTGEPTPVAREAGDRVAAGTINGTGTLLVRATHTGRETALAQIVRMVEDAQGSKPPIQALADRVVRVFVPVVLGIGLLTFAVWLLIGPSPSLTYALVASVSVLIIACPCAMGIATPISVLVGTGRAAQAGVFVREGAGLQALAEADVVLFDKTGTLTEGRPAVTDVVPLAGTPQANLLPLAAVVEQGSEHPIARAIVEAAGSGARAMPGPASGARGDGEPSQPAAPRGTLSATNFEAIPGFGVQADVDGRRVAIGALRLLERLGISAPEAAQAQADALARDGKTPVWLAVDGRAEALIAVADPIKPGAREALDALRARGLRLAMVTGDARGTAEAVARQLGITEVYAETLPADKADVVRRLQASGENADASGAARRVAFVGDGINDAPALAVADAGVAIGTGTDVAIEAGDIVLLRGDIAGVDRAIGLARATLRTIKQNLFWAFAYNVILIPVAAGVLFPAFGVLLSPMLAAGAMVFSDLFVIGNALRLRTA, from the coding sequence ATGACCGATGTTCTTTCCCCTCCCGCCCCCTCGGCAGAGGCCTCTGCCGACGCCTCCGAAACCCACACGATCCGCGTCGAGGGCATGACGTGTGCCTCGTGCGTAGCGCGCGTCGAGCGCGTGCTGAGCCGCGCCGAGGGCGTCGAAGCCGCCAACGTCAACCTCGCGACCGAGCGCGCTACGGTCCGCGCCAGAGGCCTGACTGACGCCGAGTTGGTCGCGAAGATTGAGAAGGCCGGCTACAGCGCGTCGGTGCAGACGGACGGCAGCGCACAGGCCGCAGCGGCGGCGCGAGAGGCCGAGGACCGCAAGCTCGCGCGGCGCCTGTGGCTGGCCGTCGCGCTGACCATTCCCATCTGGCTGCTGGAGATGGTGCCGATGATGGTCCCGCCTCTGGCGGCATGGCTGGACGCCACGCTGGGCATGCAGACGATCCGACTGCTGCTCTTTGCGCTGGGCACGGCCGTGCAGTTCGGCCCCGGCCTCGGGTTTTACAAAAAGGGCTGGGCGGCGCTGCGCGGCCTCTCGCCGGACATGGACTCGCTCGTCATGATCGGCACGAGTGCGGCCTACGCGTACTCGGTCGTCGCCACGTTCGCGCCCGGGGTGCTCCCCGCAGGCGCCGACCACGTCTATTACGAGGCCGCGGCGACGATCATCACGCTTATCCTCGCGGGCCGCTTTATGGAGCATCGCGCCAAAGGCCGCGCCGGGAGCGCCATCCGCGCGCTCTTGGACCTGCAGCCGCCAGAGGCCGTCGTCGTGCGCGGCATGGAGGAGGACGTGATCCCCGCCGCGAGCGTGCTGCCCGGCGAGACCGTCCGCGTCCGCCCCGGTGGCAAGATCCCGGTCGATGGCGAAGTCATCGAGGGCCGCTCCTACGTGGACGAGTCGGCGATGACGGGCGAGCCGACGCCCGTCGCACGAGAAGCGGGCGACCGCGTGGCCGCGGGGACCATCAACGGGACGGGCACGCTGCTCGTCCGCGCGACCCACACCGGGCGGGAGACGGCGCTGGCACAGATCGTCCGCATGGTGGAGGACGCGCAGGGCTCGAAGCCGCCCATCCAGGCGCTCGCGGACCGCGTGGTGCGCGTGTTCGTGCCCGTCGTGCTCGGCATTGGGCTGCTCACCTTCGCGGTCTGGCTCCTCATCGGCCCCAGCCCTTCCTTGACGTACGCGCTCGTCGCCAGCGTCTCGGTCCTGATCATCGCGTGCCCGTGCGCGATGGGCATCGCGACGCCGATCTCGGTCCTCGTCGGGACCGGTCGCGCGGCACAGGCGGGCGTATTCGTGCGCGAGGGCGCCGGCCTCCAAGCCCTCGCCGAAGCCGACGTGGTCCTCTTCGACAAGACCGGCACCCTCACCGAAGGCCGCCCCGCCGTGACCGACGTGGTCCCGCTCGCGGGGACGCCACAAGCCAACCTCCTGCCTCTGGCGGCGGTCGTCGAGCAGGGCAGCGAGCACCCCATTGCGCGGGCGATCGTGGAGGCCGCTGGCAGCGGCGCGCGCGCAATGCCCGGCCCGGCCTCTGGCGCCAGAGGCGACGGCGAGCCCTCTCAACCCGCGGCCCCTCGCGGCACCCTGAGCGCCACCAACTTTGAAGCCATTCCCGGCTTTGGCGTGCAGGCGGACGTGGACGGCCGGCGCGTCGCCATCGGCGCGTTGCGGCTGTTGGAGCGGCTCGGTATCTCCGCGCCAGAGGCGGCACAGGCGCAGGCCGACGCCCTCGCGCGCGACGGCAAAACGCCTGTCTGGCTCGCCGTGGACGGCCGCGCCGAAGCGCTCATCGCCGTGGCGGACCCCATCAAGCCCGGCGCGCGCGAGGCACTGGACGCGCTCCGCGCCAGAGGTCTCCGCCTCGCGATGGTCACCGGCGACGCCAGAGGCACGGCCGAGGCCGTCGCGCGGCAACTCGGCATCACCGAGGTTTACGCCGAAACGCTGCCCGCCGACAAGGCCGACGTGGTGCGCCGCCTCCAGGCCTCTGGCGAGAACGCCGATGCCTCTGGCGCCGCCCGCCGCGTCGCGTTCGTGGGCGACGGTATCAACGACGCGCCCGCCCTCGCGGTGGCCGACGCAGGCGTCGCCATCGGGACCGGGACCGACGTGGCGATCGAGGCCGGCGACATCGTGCTGTTGCGCGGCGACATCGCGGGCGTGGACCGCGCCATCGGCCTCGCGCGCGCCACGCTGCGCACGATCAAGCAAAACCTGTTCTGGGCGTTCGCCTACAACGTGATCCTGATTCCGGTCGCGGCAGGCGTGCTGTTCCCGGCCTTCGGCGTGCTGCTCTCGCCCATGCTAGCCGCGGGCGCGATGGTGTTCTCGGACCTCTTCGTGATCGGCAACGCGCTGCGGCTGCGCA